A stretch of Pogona vitticeps strain Pit_001003342236 chromosome 5, PviZW2.1, whole genome shotgun sequence DNA encodes these proteins:
- the LOC140707724 gene encoding uncharacterized protein LOC140707724 → MVARKGQGTTQRGKQRARKRPVPELSPPQSSSDEESWPIWRKLQQRMDPLGGARAGQAPTAQGGRQPRRSTRDARGHRRAKLRALAQDIHNKLAILEAELQTDDASEDATAPSERSTETEVPTASESEASSAAARGSNGAPGGGNIVETPTLQGSDATVQGAGPTGQRGSGDSSSGGLVNWCEDAERVINMALAPRTRRGYSAVSKEFHKFRESVGLDQIWPVPVDHLQQFIISLHRQGLAPGTIQGRLLALAFQAKAGGFPDFTSDFRIRKMIEGLSKERGRAMDTRAPVSLELLKGIGHQLGTICRDEYEVSLFQSAALVMFFAALRISEVVAGGRGDWSRAALQMADVQTEDGAMQLHIRRSKTDQWGKGAWVMLAPCHDVGLCPVRAMEEYLTKRGAEPGYLFIHKDSSPLTKYQFWKLTEEALRKEGAQGQQFGTHSFRIGAASTAAVLGYQPMDIKRIGRAPQVRRRNHIIIIGHSFVFWAGRYAATSPWGSNLGLDDRALVEWKGRRGMLWSQLCRAAAFGRQPPDVLLIHLGGNNLAQYPGKALIIDVVRDLSWLRRTYPEMRLVWSTIIPRQIWKRARHFWSVNKARRSVNREVGRAVCGSLGQVIGHHRIRHNRPELYRPDGVHLSKRGLDVFLEDVKGGRLCELQQLEEEHGK, encoded by the exons ATGGTGGCTCGCAAGGGACAAGGAACAACCCAGAGAGGAAAACAGCGCGCCAGGAAGCGCCCGGTACCCGAGCTTTCCCCTCCTCAGTCTTCATCAGATGAGGAATCATGGCCAATATGGCGGAAATTACAGCAGAGGATGGATCCCTTGGGAGGGGCACGGGCGGGTCAGGCGCCCACAGCCCAGGGTGGAAGGCAGCCACGCAGGTCGACCAGGGATGCCAGGGGGCACCGGAGGGCGAAGTTGCGCGCCCTCGCCCAGGATATTCATAATAAACTTGCGATTTTAGAGGCGGAGCTGCAGACGGACGATGCGAGTGAGGATGCTACAGCACCGTCAGAGCGGAGCACGGAGACTGAGGTCCCTACTGCCTCAGAGTCTGAGGCATCTTCAGCGGCGGCAAGAGGTAGTAACGGAGCACCAGGCGGGGGCAATATAGTGGAGACTCCAACGCTGCAGGGATCAG ATGCAACGGTTCAGGGAGCTGGACCCACGGGCCAGCGCGGATCCGGAGATTCTTCCTCAGGAGGTTTGGTCAATTGGTGTGAAGATGCGGAGAGGGTGATAAACATGGCCCTGGCACCCAGGACAAGGAGAGGGTACTCAGCAGTGAGTAAAGAATTCCATAAATTTAGAGAGTCAGTGGGCTTGGACCAAATTTGGCCTGTCCCAGTCGACCATTTACAACAATTTATCATTAGCCTGCACAGACAAGGCCTGGCCCCGGGAACAATACAGGGCAGGCTTTTGGCATTGGCTTTTCAGGCCAAGGCTGGAGGCTTCCCCGATTTCACTTCCGATTTTCGCATAAGAAAGATGATTGAAGGTTTGTCCAAAGAGAGGGGCAGGGCCATGGATACCAGGGCGCCAGTATCTCTGGAGCTCCTGAAGGGAATTGGCCACCAGTTGGGAACCATCTGTCGGGACGAATACGAGGTGAGCCTGTTCCAGTCAGCAGCGTTGGTAATGTTCTTTGCAGCCCTCAGAATCAGCGAAGTAGTTGCTGGAGGGAGGGGTGATTGGTCCAGAGCTGCATTGCAGATGGCTGACGTTCAGACTGAGGACGGCGCCATGCAGCTGCATATACGCCGGTCTAAGACAgaccaatgggggaaaggggcCTGGGTGATGTTGGCCCCATGTCATGATGTAGGTTTGTGCCCAGTGCGGGCTATGGAGGAATACCTAACTAAGAGAGGGGCGGAGCCGGGATACTTGTTTATCCACAAGGACAGCTCCCCCCTCacgaagtaccaattttggaagctgacTGAGGAAGCATTGAGAAAGGAAGGGGCCCAGGGACAGCAATTTGGCACGCATTCATTCAGAATCGGGGCCGCATCAACAGCGGCGGTTCTCGGCTACCAACCAATGGACATTAAGCGGATTGGCC GTGCTCCGCAGGTACGGAGGAGGAACCACATCATCATTATTGGCCACAGCTTCGTGTTCTGGGCAGGGAGAtatgctgccacatccccatgggggagcaacctgggcctCGATGACCGAGCCCTTGTGGAGTGGAAGGGGCGCCGTGGCATGCTGTGGAGTCAGCTTTGCCGAGCGGCCGCCTTTGGTAGGCAACCACCAGACGTGTTATTGATACACCTGGGTGGCAACAATTTGGCTCAGTACCCAGGAAAGGCACTGATCATCGATGTGGTGCGTGACCTCAGCTGGCTGAGGCGCACATATCCGGAGATGCGGCTGGTGTGGTCGACCATCATCCCTCGCCAGATTTGGAAAAGGGCGAGACACTTTTGGTCTGTAAACAAGGCCCGGAGGAGTGTCAACAGAGAAGTCGGCAGAGCAGTCTGTGGCAGCCTAGGTCAAGTGATCGGGCACCACAGAATACGGCACAATAGGCCGGAATTGTACAGGCCGGACGGAGTGCACCTGTCCAAGCGTGGTCTGGACGTCTTTTTGGAAGACGTCAAGGGGGGTCGGCTGTGCGAGCTGCAGCAGCTCGAGGAGGAGCACGGGAAATAG